One window of Cucurbita pepo subsp. pepo cultivar mu-cu-16 chromosome LG19, ASM280686v2, whole genome shotgun sequence genomic DNA carries:
- the LOC111781645 gene encoding uncharacterized protein LOC111781645 — translation METLMNRACIDKDVEDTMARFLGGLNRQLAHQVDRHVYFDMQELLHLAVKIEGQLAWEKENSKRYGISKSTTFNTWKHNANIEKIDFKVGGKYDLDKKNKVETSKGKEKAEEYKEF, via the coding sequence ATGGAGACCCTTATGAATAGAGCATGTATTGATAAAGATGTGGAAGATACAATGGCTAGATTTCTTGGTGGGTTAAACCGACAACTTGCTCATCAAGTGGATAGACACGTGTACTTTGATATGCAAGAATTGTTACACCTTGCTGTCAAAATCGAAGGGCAACTAGCTTGGGAGAAGGAGAACTCCAAGAGGTATGGTATTTCAAAGTCTACTACTTTCAACACTTGGAAACATAatgcaaatattgaaaagatagATTTTAAAGTTGGAGGCAAGTATGATCttgacaaaaagaacaaagttgAGACCTCCAAGGGTAAAGAGAAAGCGGAGGAATATAAGGAGTtttga